The Caulobacter sp. FWC26 genome contains a region encoding:
- a CDS encoding SDR family oxidoreductase, with protein sequence MRLFVFGMGYVGAAFADALQERGWDIAASARNPDQAQALRDRGITPADPRDPESMLAALSGVNAILVTAPPGPDGCPGLESLVPALARAQAYPDWIGYLSTTGVYGDFDGRWVFETSPLKAQSVEGARRVGAERDWRQVGRGMGLTVTTFRLPGIYGPGRSALDRLRAGEGRRIVKPGQVFSRIHVDDIVSGLLASLDHPRAGGIYNLVDDEPAPPQDVMEHAARLLGVPVPPDLPFNELGMSPATRRFYAENKRVSNARAKAELGWRPKYPTYREGLAAILKAGG encoded by the coding sequence TTGCGTCTGTTCGTGTTCGGTATGGGCTATGTGGGCGCGGCTTTCGCCGACGCGTTGCAGGAACGCGGCTGGGACATCGCCGCCTCCGCGCGCAACCCTGACCAGGCTCAAGCGCTTCGCGACCGGGGGATCACCCCCGCCGACCCGCGTGATCCGGAGTCGATGCTGGCCGCCCTGTCGGGCGTGAACGCGATTCTGGTCACCGCCCCGCCGGGCCCAGACGGCTGCCCGGGCCTGGAATCGCTGGTCCCCGCCCTGGCGCGCGCCCAGGCCTATCCGGACTGGATCGGCTATCTGTCGACGACCGGCGTCTACGGCGACTTCGACGGCCGCTGGGTGTTCGAGACCTCGCCCCTCAAGGCCCAATCGGTCGAAGGCGCCCGCCGGGTCGGGGCCGAGCGCGACTGGCGCCAGGTCGGGCGTGGCATGGGACTGACCGTGACCACCTTCCGCCTGCCGGGGATCTATGGCCCGGGCCGCAGCGCGCTGGACCGCCTGCGCGCCGGCGAAGGCCGCCGGATCGTCAAGCCGGGCCAGGTCTTCAGCCGCATCCACGTCGACGACATCGTCTCGGGCCTGCTGGCTTCGCTGGATCACCCGCGCGCAGGCGGGATCTACAACCTCGTCGACGACGAGCCGGCCCCGCCCCAGGACGTGATGGAACACGCCGCTAGGCTGCTGGGCGTTCCGGTTCCGCCGGACCTGCCGTTCAACGAACTGGGCATGTCGCCGGCCACCCGGCGGTTCTACGCCGAGAACAAGCGTGTCTCGAACGCGCGAGCCAAGGCCGAACTGGGCTGGCGCCCCAAATATCCGACCTATCGCGAGGGTCTGGCGGCGATCCTGAAGGCGGGCGGCTAG
- a CDS encoding DUF885 family protein, which translates to MTQHRTWRAALAGVCLSALVASSAWAGPAETLTGLVARYEALGNADGDPDDGGGDAARWRLPDVSPAADAAKLTKLKTIAADLSAMDVTGLSDDEKLTRDLLLWAVKDRVEAGGFDEARMPFSSDGGFDVMMLYRASGMRLKTEAEARRWIALLNRMPAWYAANIANARRGVSTGFVHAVSTAQAVQDRAQRAAATPLADDPLLAPLRALPASVPEATRAALLAEGEKAIKDSVAPARASFVKFMAEEYVPRAAKSLAASDLPDGKRYYAFLARRHTTTTLTPDQIHDIGQAEVKRIRARMEETMKAAGFQGDLPAFIAMLRKDPRFYATSRQQLLEKSSEIAKRADDQLPAHFGVLPRLPYGVRAVPASIEKGYTTGRYFGGDAKVGRAGGLMINTSELDQRPLYELPALVLHEGAPGHHIQTSLAAEQANVPDFRKNLYFTAFGEGWGLYSEWLGEEMGIYRDPYELFGRLSYEMWRACRLVADTGMHWKGWSIDQARACFTDNTALSPTNIEVELKRYVSWPGQALAYKMGELKLLELRKRAEAKLGDKFDERGFHDAVLLRGSLPLSVLETRIDVWTAQQLAKPTAPTKPKG; encoded by the coding sequence ATGACTCAGCATCGCACTTGGCGCGCCGCCCTGGCCGGCGTCTGTCTCTCCGCCCTGGTCGCTTCATCCGCCTGGGCCGGCCCCGCCGAAACCCTCACTGGCCTGGTCGCGCGCTACGAGGCGCTGGGTAATGCGGACGGCGACCCTGACGACGGCGGCGGTGACGCGGCGCGCTGGCGTCTGCCCGATGTTTCGCCGGCCGCCGACGCCGCGAAGCTGACCAAGCTCAAGACGATCGCCGCCGACCTCTCGGCCATGGACGTGACGGGGCTCTCCGACGACGAGAAGCTGACGCGGGACCTGCTGCTGTGGGCGGTGAAGGACCGCGTCGAGGCGGGCGGCTTCGACGAGGCCCGAATGCCGTTCAGCAGCGACGGCGGCTTTGACGTGATGATGCTGTATCGCGCCAGTGGCATGCGCCTGAAGACCGAGGCCGAGGCGCGGCGCTGGATCGCTCTGCTGAACCGCATGCCAGCCTGGTACGCCGCCAACATCGCCAACGCCCGGCGCGGCGTGAGCACGGGCTTCGTCCACGCCGTCTCGACCGCCCAGGCCGTTCAGGACCGCGCCCAGCGCGCCGCCGCCACGCCGCTGGCCGACGATCCGCTGCTGGCCCCGCTGCGCGCTCTGCCCGCCAGCGTTCCTGAAGCGACCCGAGCGGCGCTGTTGGCCGAGGGCGAGAAGGCGATCAAGGACAGCGTCGCGCCCGCCCGCGCCAGCTTCGTCAAGTTCATGGCCGAAGAGTACGTGCCACGGGCAGCCAAGAGCCTCGCGGCGTCCGACCTGCCCGACGGCAAGCGCTACTATGCGTTCCTGGCGCGTCGTCACACCACCACGACCCTGACGCCCGACCAGATCCACGACATCGGCCAGGCCGAGGTGAAGCGCATCCGGGCCCGCATGGAAGAGACCATGAAGGCCGCTGGCTTCCAGGGCGACCTCCCGGCCTTCATCGCCATGTTGCGCAAGGACCCGCGTTTCTACGCCACCAGCCGCCAGCAACTGCTGGAGAAGTCCAGCGAGATCGCCAAGCGCGCCGACGACCAGCTGCCGGCCCACTTTGGCGTGCTGCCGCGTCTGCCCTACGGCGTGCGTGCTGTGCCGGCCAGCATCGAGAAGGGCTACACCACCGGCCGCTACTTCGGCGGCGACGCCAAGGTCGGCCGCGCCGGCGGCCTGATGATCAACACCTCCGAGCTGGACCAGCGGCCGCTCTACGAACTGCCCGCCCTCGTGCTGCATGAGGGCGCGCCGGGACATCACATCCAGACGTCTCTCGCGGCCGAGCAGGCCAACGTCCCCGACTTCCGCAAGAACCTCTACTTCACCGCCTTTGGTGAAGGCTGGGGTCTCTATTCTGAATGGCTGGGCGAGGAGATGGGCATCTACCGCGATCCCTACGAGCTGTTCGGCCGACTGTCCTACGAGATGTGGCGCGCCTGCCGCCTGGTGGCCGACACCGGCATGCACTGGAAGGGCTGGAGCATCGACCAGGCCCGCGCCTGCTTCACCGACAACACCGCCCTGTCGCCGACCAATATCGAGGTCGAGCTCAAGCGCTATGTCTCCTGGCCCGGCCAGGCCCTGGCCTACAAGATGGGCGAACTGAAGCTGCTGGAGCTGCGTAAGCGCGCTGAGGCCAAGTTGGGCGACAAGTTCGACGAGCGCGGTTTCCACGACGCTGTGCTCTTGCGCGGTTCTCTGCCGCTGTCCGTCCTTGAAACCCGGATCGACGTCTGGACCGCTCAGCAGCTGGCCAAGCCCACCGCGCCCACGAAGCCCAAGGGCTGA
- a CDS encoding glycosyltransferase family 9 protein produces MSKEIKKVLVIKLGALGDFVLALAAMRKIREAHPKAKITLLTTPPFEALAKLSPYFNSVETDGRPEDFGQTLAMIGRIRKARYDRIYDLQTNSRTNWYFQLLRPFAPQWNGIAFGCALPQKGSARLRMHTLERQADQLRAAGIWPDAPTEPGSAPPPDLSWILRKHKEPRPVAGAAAPRPYVLFIPGGSAHRLEKRWPVENYAQLGSLLKAKGLDIVIIGGPQESAMARQIQKAVGGARDLTGRTDFAQLAVLGAKAALAVGNDTGPTHLLAAAGAPTIALFSDASDPELCGPRGHVAVIRSPDLKALPVSTVASAAVALLPH; encoded by the coding sequence TTGAGCAAGGAGATCAAGAAGGTCCTGGTCATCAAGCTGGGAGCGCTGGGCGACTTCGTCCTGGCCCTGGCCGCGATGCGCAAGATCCGCGAAGCCCACCCCAAGGCCAAGATCACCCTGCTGACCACCCCGCCCTTCGAGGCGCTGGCCAAGCTCAGCCCCTATTTCAACAGCGTCGAGACCGACGGTCGGCCGGAGGACTTCGGCCAGACGCTGGCCATGATCGGGCGTATCCGCAAGGCGCGCTACGACCGCATCTATGACCTCCAGACCAACAGCCGCACCAACTGGTACTTCCAGCTGCTGCGTCCGTTTGCGCCGCAGTGGAACGGCATCGCGTTTGGCTGCGCCCTGCCGCAGAAGGGGTCGGCCCGGCTGCGGATGCACACGCTGGAGCGCCAGGCCGATCAGCTTCGCGCGGCGGGCATCTGGCCGGACGCGCCGACCGAGCCCGGCAGCGCGCCGCCGCCCGACCTGTCCTGGATCCTGCGCAAGCACAAGGAGCCCCGTCCGGTTGCGGGCGCTGCGGCGCCGCGTCCCTATGTCCTGTTTATCCCGGGCGGCTCGGCCCATCGCCTCGAAAAGCGCTGGCCGGTCGAGAACTACGCCCAGTTGGGTTCACTGCTGAAGGCCAAGGGCCTGGACATCGTCATCATCGGCGGTCCGCAGGAAAGCGCCATGGCCCGCCAGATCCAGAAGGCCGTGGGCGGCGCCCGCGACCTGACCGGCCGCACCGACTTCGCGCAATTGGCCGTGCTGGGGGCCAAGGCGGCGCTGGCGGTCGGCAATGACACCGGCCCGACCCACCTGCTGGCGGCCGCCGGCGCTCCGACCATCGCCCTCTTCTCCGACGCTTCGGACCCGGAGCTGTGCGGACCCCGCGGCCACGTGGCGGTAATCCGCTCGCCCGACCTGAAGGCGCTGCCGGTCAGCACCGTGGCCAGCGCGGCGGTGGCGCTGCTGCCGCACTAA
- a CDS encoding YitT family protein: MPEHRHTALEDIHALLIGSSFIAVGLTLLKAAGLVTGGVAGVALIVSYLSGWPVGVVFFVLNLPFYVLAQRTLGWAFTLKTLATNLLLAALAWGMPHWLKVGGIDPIFSAVFGGTIIGMGILALARHRSSVGGVGVLALYLQERRGISAGKVQMAADCLVVAAAFFTISFDKLLLSIASAVALSAVIIANHKPGRYAGY, encoded by the coding sequence ATGCCCGAGCACCGCCACACCGCCCTCGAAGACATCCACGCGCTCCTGATCGGTTCCAGCTTCATCGCCGTGGGGCTGACTTTGCTGAAGGCGGCCGGCCTGGTGACGGGTGGGGTCGCGGGCGTGGCGCTGATCGTCTCCTATCTCAGCGGCTGGCCGGTCGGCGTCGTGTTCTTCGTTCTGAACCTGCCGTTCTATGTCCTGGCGCAGCGCACGCTGGGCTGGGCGTTCACCCTCAAGACCCTGGCGACGAACCTGTTGCTGGCCGCCCTGGCCTGGGGCATGCCGCACTGGCTGAAGGTCGGGGGTATCGATCCGATCTTCTCGGCCGTCTTCGGCGGCACGATCATCGGCATGGGCATTCTGGCGCTGGCCCGTCACCGGTCCAGCGTCGGCGGGGTCGGGGTCCTGGCGCTCTATCTGCAGGAGCGGCGGGGAATCAGCGCCGGCAAGGTGCAGATGGCGGCCGATTGCCTGGTGGTGGCCGCAGCGTTCTTCACGATCAGCTTCGACAAGTTGCTCTTGTCGATCGCCAGCGCGGTGGCGCTGAGCGCGGTGATCATCGCCAACCACAAGCCGGGGCGCTACGCGGGGTATTAG
- a CDS encoding carboxylesterase — protein MTESRGAVTREDGSTLAWRRVDGEGPTVVWLGGFHSDMTGTKAEVLAEQAKATGGNYLRFDYFGHGESGGAFQDGTITRWRDDALAVIDALTDGPLVLVGSSMGGWLSCLAAIARPDRVKAMVLIAPAPDFTEKLMAPELSAEAKAAIARDGFWIRPSEYDDGGYPITRDLLEDGARWSILPGPVPIDVPVRILQGGADPDVPWTHALELANALTSDNVVFSLIKDGDHRLSRPQDLERLVAAVTEAKGLAEPEEGDLVSRRLARAARLRNAAGLEATGIAPRPLPIDDE, from the coding sequence ATGACCGAATCCCGGGGCGCCGTGACGCGCGAAGACGGATCGACCCTCGCCTGGCGGCGCGTGGACGGCGAAGGCCCTACGGTCGTATGGCTGGGCGGCTTCCATTCCGACATGACGGGAACCAAGGCCGAGGTGCTGGCCGAGCAGGCCAAGGCGACGGGCGGCAACTATCTGCGGTTCGACTATTTCGGCCATGGTGAGTCCGGCGGGGCCTTCCAGGACGGCACGATCACGAGGTGGCGCGACGACGCCTTGGCGGTGATCGACGCTCTGACCGACGGGCCGCTGGTGCTGGTCGGCTCGTCGATGGGCGGCTGGCTCTCTTGCCTCGCGGCCATCGCCCGGCCCGACCGGGTGAAGGCCATGGTGCTGATCGCGCCGGCGCCGGACTTCACCGAGAAGCTGATGGCGCCCGAACTCTCCGCCGAGGCCAAGGCGGCCATCGCCCGCGACGGCTTCTGGATCCGCCCATCGGAGTACGACGACGGCGGCTATCCGATCACGCGCGATCTGCTGGAGGACGGTGCGCGGTGGTCGATTCTGCCCGGCCCCGTGCCGATCGATGTTCCCGTCCGTATCCTGCAGGGCGGAGCCGACCCCGATGTGCCCTGGACCCACGCCCTGGAACTGGCCAACGCCCTGACCTCGGACAATGTCGTCTTCAGCCTGATCAAGGACGGCGACCACCGCCTTTCGCGCCCGCAGGACCTGGAGCGTCTGGTCGCCGCCGTGACGGAGGCCAAGGGGCTGGCCGAACCGGAAGAGGGGGATCTGGTCTCCCGCCGCCTGGCGCGCGCGGCGCGGCTGCGGAATGCCGCTGGTCTCGAAGCGACCGGCATAGCGCCGCGTCCACTGCCGATTGATGACGAATAG
- the infC gene encoding translation initiation factor IF-3, which translates to MQTPPVKDGPRINDEIRVPRVLLIDQHGEKQGEMPTASAMEAAEEAGLDLVEIVPNANPPVCKILDYGKFKFQEQKKKNEARKRQKVVELKEIKLRPNIDKHDYDVKAKSMFRFFEEGDKVKVTLRFRGREMAHPELGMKLLQQVKADFDEVAKVEYEPRMEGRQMIMILAPR; encoded by the coding sequence ATGCAAACGCCGCCCGTCAAGGATGGGCCGCGTATCAACGATGAAATCCGCGTCCCCCGCGTCTTGCTGATCGACCAACACGGCGAAAAGCAAGGCGAGATGCCGACCGCGTCCGCTATGGAAGCGGCTGAGGAAGCCGGCCTGGACCTGGTGGAAATCGTTCCGAACGCCAATCCTCCCGTCTGCAAGATCCTGGACTACGGCAAGTTCAAGTTCCAGGAGCAGAAGAAGAAGAACGAGGCGCGCAAGCGGCAAAAGGTGGTCGAGCTCAAGGAGATCAAGCTCCGACCGAACATCGACAAGCACGACTATGACGTGAAGGCCAAGTCGATGTTCCGCTTCTTCGAGGAAGGCGACAAGGTGAAGGTCACCCTGCGCTTCCGGGGTCGTGAAATGGCGCACCCGGAACTCGGCATGAAGCTGTTGCAGCAGGTCAAGGCCGACTTCGACGAGGTCGCCAAGGTCGAGTACGAGCCGCGCATGGAAGGCCGGCAGATGATCATGATCCTGGCCCCTCGGTAG
- a CDS encoding glycosyltransferase family 4 protein has product MPDLPANFTLLQVTPELETGGAEQTTIDVAHAVVAQGGKALVATRGGRMAARLEADGGRLAQMPAQSKNPLVILGNAARLIDLIRREKVSLVHARSRAPAFSALWAAHATKVPFVATYHGVYNAKSGLKRWYNAVMTKGAVVIANSEYTREHVIREHGVSADKVVAIPRGVDLSRFEPGIVSADRIEALRKAWGVAPDERRLKVLLAGRLTRWKGQGLLVQAMALLKARGEDKILLLLAGDDQGRKGYRAELETAIAEAGLQDAVKLVGHCDDMPAAYLLSDLAIAPSLEPEAFGRTAVEPQVMGRPVIAADHGATRETVVPGETGWLVAPGDAEAWAAALLNAADIGASARQTMGQAARLRARRLYSVDAMCEATLKVYARVLGLERSS; this is encoded by the coding sequence GTGCCCGACCTACCCGCCAATTTCACCTTGCTGCAAGTGACGCCGGAACTTGAAACCGGCGGCGCCGAACAGACGACGATTGATGTCGCCCACGCCGTGGTCGCGCAAGGCGGCAAGGCGCTGGTCGCGACCCGCGGCGGTCGGATGGCCGCGCGCTTGGAGGCCGATGGCGGGCGCCTGGCTCAAATGCCGGCCCAATCCAAGAACCCTCTGGTGATCCTGGGCAACGCGGCGCGGCTGATCGACCTTATCCGGCGCGAGAAGGTCAGCCTGGTGCATGCCCGTTCGCGCGCGCCGGCGTTCAGCGCCCTGTGGGCCGCCCACGCCACCAAGGTCCCGTTCGTGGCCACCTATCACGGCGTCTACAACGCCAAATCCGGCCTCAAGCGCTGGTACAACGCGGTGATGACCAAGGGCGCCGTGGTGATCGCCAATTCCGAGTACACGCGCGAGCACGTCATCCGCGAGCATGGCGTTTCCGCTGACAAGGTGGTGGCCATCCCGCGCGGCGTTGATCTCTCTCGCTTCGAGCCAGGGATCGTCAGCGCGGACCGGATTGAGGCCCTGCGCAAGGCCTGGGGCGTCGCGCCCGACGAGCGTCGCCTCAAGGTGCTGCTGGCCGGCCGTCTGACGCGCTGGAAGGGCCAGGGCCTGCTGGTGCAGGCTATGGCGCTGCTGAAGGCGCGCGGCGAGGACAAGATTCTGCTGCTGCTGGCCGGCGACGACCAGGGCCGTAAGGGCTATCGGGCCGAACTGGAGACAGCGATCGCCGAGGCTGGCCTGCAGGACGCGGTCAAGCTGGTCGGCCATTGCGACGACATGCCGGCCGCCTACCTGCTCAGCGACCTGGCGATCGCCCCGTCCCTGGAGCCCGAGGCTTTCGGCCGCACAGCCGTGGAACCGCAGGTGATGGGGCGGCCGGTCATCGCCGCCGACCACGGCGCAACCCGCGAGACGGTCGTCCCGGGCGAAACAGGCTGGCTGGTCGCCCCCGGCGACGCCGAGGCCTGGGCCGCCGCGCTGCTCAACGCCGCCGACATTGGCGCTTCCGCACGTCAAACCATGGGACAAGCCGCTCGTTTACGTGCACGGCGGTTGTATTCGGTGGACGCGATGTGCGAAGCGACCCTCAAGGTCTATGCGCGCGTACTGGGTTTGGAGCGTTCGTCTTGA
- a CDS encoding MFS transporter encodes MSEPAHSNRALAVLLLVVFINLVGFGVIIPLLPFYARSMDAAPWQVTTMFAAYSLGQFFGEPFWGRLSDRIGRRPVLIVTIIANTLAYLALAFAPNIWVAMAIRLVGGFGSGNISTIQGYMADVTPPEKRAGRMGLLGAAFGAGFVIGPGLVMVMRPGAGALGYQLPLFLAAAMAGTAALGVILFVKESRAPSAPGAPQTHRLEALNQAAAHPILSRVLLVTLISTAAFAGMESVFGLYADTRFGWTASQVAACFALIGVIASIGQGVLTGRLARRFGEARVLTAGLSIIGTSLLITPFISKPALAVVAVACTAFGQSLVFPCVGALISRATPPDRQGQMLGLNMAAGSLARIGGPLLAGPVFGIAIGGPYWVGAALMVPAIGFALVIVRRTKTAA; translated from the coding sequence ATGTCCGAGCCCGCCCACAGCAACCGCGCCCTGGCCGTCCTTCTCCTGGTTGTCTTCATCAACCTGGTGGGCTTTGGCGTGATCATTCCGCTGCTGCCGTTCTACGCTCGGTCGATGGACGCCGCGCCGTGGCAGGTGACGACGATGTTCGCCGCTTACAGCCTGGGACAGTTCTTCGGGGAGCCGTTCTGGGGGCGTCTGTCCGACCGCATCGGCCGGCGGCCGGTGCTGATCGTCACGATCATCGCCAACACCCTGGCCTATCTGGCCCTGGCCTTCGCGCCGAACATCTGGGTAGCCATGGCCATTCGGCTGGTTGGCGGCTTTGGCAGCGGCAACATCTCGACCATCCAGGGCTACATGGCCGACGTCACCCCGCCGGAAAAGCGCGCCGGGCGGATGGGCCTGCTGGGCGCGGCGTTCGGGGCGGGCTTCGTCATCGGTCCGGGCCTGGTGATGGTCATGCGACCAGGCGCCGGCGCCCTAGGCTACCAGTTGCCGCTGTTCCTGGCCGCCGCCATGGCCGGGACGGCCGCTCTGGGCGTCATCCTCTTCGTCAAGGAAAGCCGCGCGCCATCCGCACCCGGCGCGCCGCAGACCCACCGGCTGGAGGCCCTGAACCAGGCGGCCGCCCATCCGATCCTCTCGCGCGTGCTGCTGGTCACCCTGATCTCGACCGCCGCCTTCGCGGGCATGGAGTCTGTGTTCGGTCTCTACGCCGACACGCGCTTTGGCTGGACCGCCAGCCAGGTGGCGGCCTGCTTCGCCTTGATCGGCGTCATCGCCTCGATCGGCCAGGGCGTGCTGACCGGCCGCCTGGCCCGACGCTTTGGCGAGGCGCGGGTGCTGACGGCGGGCCTGTCGATCATCGGGACGTCGCTGCTGATCACCCCATTCATTTCCAAGCCCGCCCTGGCCGTGGTGGCCGTGGCGTGCACCGCGTTTGGCCAGTCGCTGGTGTTTCCCTGCGTCGGGGCCCTGATCTCGCGCGCCACCCCGCCCGATCGCCAGGGCCAGATGCTGGGTCTGAACATGGCCGCCGGATCGCTGGCCCGAATTGGCGGGCCGCTGCTGGCTGGACCGGTGTTCGGGATCGCCATCGGCGGTCCCTACTGGGTCGGCGCGGCCCTGATGGTTCCGGCCATCGGTTTCGCGCTCGTCATCGTCCGCCGGACCAAGACGGCCGCCTAA